The Stutzerimonas stutzeri DNA window CGAGAACAATCTTCGCCGCGCGCTGCTGCAGAACGAGTTGGAGGTGTTCTATCAGCCCAAGCTGTGCCTGCACACCGGCCGGCTGCAGGGGCTGGAGGCGCTGCTGCGCTGGAACCACCCGGAAAAAGGCATGATCCGCCCGGACCAGTTCATCAGCGTCGCGGAAGAGACCGGGTTGATCATTCCGATCGGCAAATGGGTCGTTCGCGAAGCCTGCCGCATGGGCGTTACGCTGTCGGAGCTGGGTCTGGGCAAACCCCAGATCGCCATCAACCTGTCACCCAAGCAGTTCTCCGACCCCGACCTGCTGAGCTCCATCGCGGCAATTTTGCTGGAGGAAAAGCCCCCCGCCGGGCAACTGGAACTTGAGCTGACCGAGAGCCTGCTGCTCGATGCCACCGAGGAAACCCGTCAACAGCTGATCGGCCTCAAGGCGCTGGGCCTGACCCTGGCCATGGACGATTTCGGCACCGGTTACTCCTCGCTCAGCTACCTGAAGAAATTCCCCATCGATGTGATCAAGATCGATCGCAGCTTCATCAAGGACATCCCTGACAACCAGGACGACGTGGAAATCACCTCGGCGGTGATCGCCATGGCGCGCAAGCTGCACCTCAAGGTCGTCGCCGAAGGCATCGAAACGCCGGAGCAGCTGAAGTTCCTCCGCCGACATCGTTGCGATATCGGCCAGGGCTATCTGTTCGACAAGCCGATCCCGGGCACCGGACTGACCGATGCCCTGCGCCGCTACCCTCACTGGTGCTGATAAGCGGAAAGCGTGGCGACGCACGGTCGCTGGTGCGCTTTCGCTGCCGGCCTGCCTTTTTGTAGCCTAGGGCTCAGCTACCGTCCCCCGATCGAGGCCCGCATGTCGCTACGCTCGCAGATACTGGTCAACAAACAAGCACTGCCCACGGCAGAACAGGCGCTGCCCGGCCGCTCGACGGCGATGCCGGTCCCGCCGGCGCACCATGTGAACGGCAATCCGCTGCAGCCACCATTCCCGGCCGACCTGCAACAGGCGGTCTTCGGCATGGGCTGTTTCTGGGGCGCGGAACGTCGCTTCTGGGAACAACCCGGGGTATGGACGACGGCGGTGGGCTACGCCGGAGGGATTACGCCGAACCCGACCTACGACGAAGTGTGCTCCGGACTCACCGGTCACACCGAAGCGGTGCTGGTGGTGTTCGACCCCAAGGTGATCGATTACGAAACCTTGCTGCGCATCTTCTGGGAGGCACACAACCCGACCCAGGGCATGCGTCAGGGCAACGATGTGGGCAGTCAGTACCGGTCGGCGATCTACTGCATGGACGCGCAGCAGCGCAGCGCGGCCGAAGCCAGTCGGGAGCGCTTTCAGCAGCGCCTGAGCCAGGCGGGCTTTGCGCAGATCACTACCGAGATTGCCGACGCCCCGCCTTTCTACTATGCGGAGGCGTACCACCAGCAGTATCTGGCGAAGAATCCAGGAGGTTATTGCGGACTCGGCGGGACCGGCGTCTGCATGCCGGATTGATGCGGTGCAGTCGAGTTAATGCTGCCCTTCGCCAGGCGTCCCTGCTGCTTGGCAAACGGCGGACTTGGCAGAAAAGAAAAACCCCGCCGAAGCGGGGCTCTGCAGACTGAATCCTGACATCCTTGATCGCGCGCCGTCCTGGCACCGCTCCCTGTGTGGTCCGTGTTGTTTGATCGCGCTTCCTGCGCCACATTCCTGATGCGGAAGATTACTGCCAGGCCTTGTGAGCCAGTAGTAGCCATTTTACATCACGCTTTGTAAGTCTTTTCCTACACCGCGTCATCCATGATGCAGGGCTGTAAGTCCAGGCTTACATTGCGCGAGTTTTATGACCTGAGGCCCGGCTTAATCGTTCCGCGTCATGGCCAAATAATTTCATATTGCCTTTAGATTAAGCCGGCTCGATCTCAAAACTGCGCGGCATCCAGCAGGTAGAGCGACTCGCTGCCGGCCTTGACTGACGCCGTAAGCGAGTGGATGCGCGGCAACAGCCGGGCAAAGTAGAAACGCGCCGTGCCCAGCTTGCTCTGATAGAAATCGCCCTCGCCCTGCTTCGCCAGTGCCACCGCAGCCATGCGCGCCCACATGTAGGCGTACGCGGTGTAGCCGAACACGTGCAGGTACTCGACCGAAGCGGCGCCGATCTCGTTCGGATTGGTCTTGGCCTGATCGATCACCCAGGCGGTCAGCTCGTCCAGATTGTCCAGCGCAGCCTTGAGGGGCTCGGTGAACTCGCGCAGATCCGCACCGGCACTGGCGACGAACGCGCGGATCTCATCGACGAACGCCTGATACATGGTGCCGCCGCTGCCGACAATCTTGCGTCCGACCAGGTCCAGCGCCTGGATGCCGTTGGTGCCTTCGTAGATCTGGGTAATACGGCAGTCGCGCACCAGTTGCTCCTGGCCCCATTCGCGAATGAAGCCGTGGCCGCCGAACACCTGCTGACCGTGCACAGTGGTTTCCAATCCCATGTCGGTGAGGAAGGCCTTGGCCACCGGCGTCAGCAGCGCAACCTGCGCCTCGGCCCGCTGCCGTGCCGCTTCGTCGTCGCTGAACTTGGCGATATCGAGCTGCAGCGCGACGTAGCTGGAGAAGGCTCGCCCACCTTCGTTCAAGGCCTTCATGGTCAGCAGCATGCGCCGCACATCGGGGTGCACGATGATCGGGTCGGCAGCCTTGTCCTGCGCAATCGGGCCGGTCGGGGCACGGCTCTGGATGCGCTCGCGAGCGTACTCGATGGCGCTCTGGTAGGAACGCTCGCCAGTGGCCAGCCCCTGAATGCCGACGCCGAGGCGCTCGTAGTTCATCATGGTGAACATCGCCGCCAGGCCCTTGTTGGCTTCACCGACCATCCAGCCAGTGGCGCCGTCGAAGTTCATCACGCACGTCGCGGACGCCTGGATACCCATCTTGTGTTCGATCGATCCACAGGACAGCGAGTTGCGCTCGCCCAGCGAGCCGTCGTCGTTGACCAGAACCTTCGGCACGAGGAAAAGGGAGATGCCGCGCGAACCGGCCGGTGCATCCGGCAGCTTGGCCAGTACCAGATGGATGATGTTGTCGGTCAGGTCGTGCTCACCGCCGGTGATGAAGATCTTGGTGCCGCTCACCTTGTAGGAGCCATCGGCCTGCGGCTCGGCCTTGGTGCGGATGATGCCCAGATCGGTACCGGCATGCGGCTCGGTCAGGCACATGGAGCCGGACCAGACGCCGGCGTACATGTTCGGCAAATACTTCTGCTTGAGCTCTTCGCTGGCGTGGGCGTAGATCGACAAGCAGGCGCCAGACGTCAGCATCGGATACAGACCGAACGCCAGGCTGGCGGAGTTCATCATCTCCTCCACCTGCGCCGAGATGACCTTGGGCATGCCCATGCCACCGAATGCCGGGTCACCACCGACACCCACCCAGCCACCTTCAGCGTACAGCTGATAGGCCTCGCGATAGCCGGCCGGTGTCGACACCGCACCGCCGTCCCAGCGGCAACCCTCTTCGTCACCACTGCGATTGAGCGGGGCGATGCTGTTGGCGGTGATCTTGCCGGCCTCTTCGAGGATCGCGTCGGCGGTTTCCGCGTCGACCACCTCGGCCAGGGCTGGCAGCGCCTGCCAGAGCTTCGGCGCATCGAAGACTTCATTCAGGACAAAACGCATGTCGCGCAGCGGCGCTTGGTAGTCAGCCATGGCAAGGTTCCTCGCAAGACACTGGGTTGCAGCCACTGTGGGCCGTTTCCAGCGAGTCTAACCGAACAACCAGGACAGGATTAAGCGTCTTTTTATGACCAGATAGTTTTATGCGGTCATAAGCGAACCGCTACAGCCCTAACGCGAATGGCCGGCCATACGCACTGCGCCGCGCCCGCTGCCATGCACCCGAACGCAATTGCGTCCGGCCTTCTTGGCGCCATACAGCGCCTGATCGGCAGCCTTGATGACTTCCTCCGGGCTGCGTTGGTCGCTCTGCCGCTCGGCCACCCCGATACTGATGGTCACCGACACCTGCGCTGTCGACGAATGACCACGCGCCATACGTCCCTGGCGGTCATCCTTGGGTCGCTTGCTGGCGTCACGCAGTTGCAGGGCGTACCCCTCAATCGCTTGGCGGACAGCCTCCAGGTGCGGCAGACACTGCTCGACGCTACGCCCCGGAAACACCAGAGTGAACTCCTCGCCACCGTAGCGATAGGCGCGCCCGCCACCACCGACCTTGCGTAGGCGGCTGGCCACCATCTTCAGCACCTGGTCGCCGACATCATGGCCATGGGTATCGTTGAAACTCTTGAAATGATCCACGTCCGCCATGGCCAGCACGTACTGCCGGCCGAGGCGCTGCAGTCGCTCGTTCAGCGCACGCCGCCCCGGCAGACCGGTCAGCTCGTCGCGAAAGGCCATGAGATAGGCTTCGTGAGCGATGGCCACGACCAGCATGAGCAACACATGGCTGCTGAGGATATTCAGTGCGGCGATGCGACTGAACGTCTGGGGCAGCATCAGCAGCAAGGCGATCAGCGCGACGATCTGCGCCGCATGTGAAGGCCTGGGCTGCCGCAGGTACTGCACTACCAGCAGCGTCAGCGCAATGAGGAAAGCCGGATAGGCCAGCTGGATGAGTGGCAGCCAGTCGGTCTGCAGGGAAGGCCAGCGAATCACCACCAGCCAGCTATGCAGCGCGTCTGGAAACCGCTTCGCCAACGCGACTGCAACGACGCTCACAGAAAACAGCACTGCCGCCCGGGCGAGCCCATCCTGCGCCAGATGACTGCGCTCGCGCCACAGCCCGTACAACCCATACAGCAGCGGCAGCAGCAGGCTGCACAGATGGAACGTCAGCGCAGCGTCGCCCAGCAATTGGCCATGGGCCCGATAGTAGTCCGCGTGGGTATCGAGCAGGAAATAGGCGATATAGACGCAGAGCAGCAGGAACAGCTCGCGGATGCGGCCGTACATCGCGCACAGCGCCCCACCGAGCAGCAACAGTACCGTCGGCAGCACGTTGTACAGCGAGGTGAAGAACACGTTCAGCGCCAACTGGCGTGCGACCACCTCACCGCCTAGCAGCAATGCCAGCGGTGCGAGGAAATGGCCGAAGCGAGGCGAGTAGGAGCGCGACACGAGGATTCCGGCGCAGCCGAGAAAAGCTGGCATTTTGCCTTAACGGTCGCGGTTGTGCAGCCAAAAGGTCGCGAAACCGCAACCGCTTGGCAAACCGGCAATGGCACGGCGCAAAAAAAAAGCCGCTGCGGATGCAGCGGCTTTCTTCAGCGACAACCGATCAGTAGCCGAGGGCGAAATCTTCCTCGGCCATCTGCATCAGGTTGTCGGCGCCGGACAGCATCGCGTCCACATGCATACGGGTACGCGGCAGGATGCGCTGGAAGTAGAAGCGCGCGGTCTGCAACTTGGCCTTGTAGAACGCCTCATCAGAAGTGCCTTCAGCAAGCTTCTCGGCAGCAACCCGAGCCATGTCAGCCCAGAAATAGGCGAGGCAGGCGTAACCGGAATACATGCAGTAATCGACGGACGCCGCACCGACCATTTCGCGGTCTTTCATCGCCGCCATGCCGATCTTCATGGTCAGCTCACCCCACTCCTTGTTCAGCTGGGCCAGGGGGGTGACGAATTCCTTGATGGCTTCGTTGCCTTCCTGGTTCTGGCAGAACTTGTGCACGATCTTGGTGAAGGACTTCAGTGCCTCACCCTGGGTCATCAGCACCTTGCGGCCCAGCAGGTCCAGCGCCTGGATGCCGGTGGTGCCCTCGTACAGCATGGAGATACGCGCGTCACGCACGTTCTGCTCCATGCCCCACTCGGCGATGAAGCCGTGACCACCGTAGATCTGCACGCCGTGGTTGGCCGCTTCGAAGCCCACTTCGGTCATGAATGCCTTGGCGATCGGCGTGAGGAAGGCCAGCAGCGTGTCGGCCTGCTTCTTCTGCTCTTCATCCTGGCTGTTCTTGACGATGTCGACCTGCTTGGCGGTGAAGTAAACCATTGCGCGGTTGCCCTCGGCGAACGCCTTCATGGTCAACAGCATGCGACGCACGTCCGGATGCACGATGATCGGATCGGCTGGCTTTTCCGGCGCCTTGGGGCCGCTCAGCGCACGCATCTGCAGGCGCTCGCGGGCGTACTTGATGCCGCCCTGGAAGGCCACTTCGGCGTGGGCCAGGCCCTGCAGCGCGGTACCAAGGCGCGCGGCGTTCATGAAGGTGAACATCGCGTTCAGGCCCTTGTTCGGCGGGCCGATCAGGAAGCCAGTGGCGCCGTCGAAGTTCATCACGCAGGTGGCGTTGCCGTGGATACCCATCTTGTGCTCGATGGAGCCGCAGGACACGCCGTTGCGCTCGCCCGCCTCGCCTTCGGCGTTGGGCAGGAACTTGGGAACGATGAACAGGGAGATGCCCTTGGTGCCAGCCGGAGCATCGGGCAGGCGAGCCAATACGATATGGACGATGTTCTCGGCCATGTCGTGCTCACCGGAGGAAATGAAGATCTTGGTGCCGTTCAGCTTGTAGCTGCCGTCGGCCTGGGGCTCGGCCTTGGTGCGCAGCATGCCCAGATCGGTACCGCAGTGCGGCTCGGTCAGGCACATCGTGCCGGTCCACTGGCCGGATACCAGCTTGGTCAGGTAGGTGTGCTTCTGATCGTCGGTACCGTGGGTGGCGATGGTGTTCATGCAGCCGTGGGACAGGCCGGGGTACATGCCCCAAGACCAGTTGGCCTGACCGATCATTTCGCTGATCGCCAGACCGAGGGATTCGGGCAGACCCTGACCGCCGTGCTCGACGTCATGGGCCAGGCTCGGCCAGCCGCCTGCCACGTACTGCTCGTAAGCTTCCTTGAAACCGGTCGGCGTCTTCACACCCGACTCGCTCCAGGTACAGCCTTCAATGTCGCCGACGCGGTTCAGCGGAGCGAGTACCTGCTCACAGAACTTCGCGCCCTCATCGAGAATGGCATTGACCATGTCCGGGGTGGCGTCTTCACATCCCGGGAGGCTCTGATAGTGCGCCTCGTAGCCGAGCAGCTCGTCACGTACGAAACGGATATCGCGCAAGGGGGCCTTGTAATCGGGCATAGCGTAAACCTCAGCGGTGAGTTCTTGTTGCAGCTGACCGGCAAGTCCGGCCATTCGAATTCGATTCCGACCGTCGGACGATACGCCCGACGGGTCAAACAGGCGTTTGAAACATACGTTTCGACCTGAGCGATGTCAAGCAGGGGAAGGGTCGCCATCGATCGGCTGAATCGGCCAGATTACGGGCACAGTCGCACCGGCCTCGACGCCAGGCAAGGCAGATGGGTCTACTGGAAATGCATTGTTGCAATCACTTGTCGGGGTGGCGTAAGCGATGGCGAGCCAGACAACGAGCGTGGAAACAGCCGAACAGGCGCCTGGCAAAGCGGCGCGCTCGCAGCAAGAGAATGGGGAGCGGGAAGCTCGATCAGGCCTGAGTGTCGATCAGCGTACCGAGCACTTCGTCGGCGCTCTGGATCATGCGGGTGCCGAGTTTGGCAGTGTGCTCGCCGAGCTTCAGCTGGATCAGCTCTTCGGTGAGATCGGCGACCGCCTGGGAATTGCCCAGCGCGGGCGCACTGGCGGAGGCGATGCTGGATGCGGCCTGCTCGACGCGCTGCTGACCGTTCTGGAAGGCGCTCAGTCCGGCGCCCATGAGGCTGTTGGTGATCTGCATGGCTCGCTCCGAGCGCTATCAGGTAGCCATCATTCAAGCAGATGCCGGTTGCGCCGACAAGGCGCTAGTTCGTGGAACCTCGACCGCTCGGCAGATGCAGGGCGTCGAGCGACAGATGGCGGGCGACCTGCTGCGCGCTCGGCTGGTCAAGGCGTGGCACACGGCCGAGGCACGGTGCTGGCAGCAGCTCGGCCAGCGTCGCCAGATTCTCCTCCAGACGCGAGGTTGCCGGATCGACGATGTTGGCCACCCAGCCGGCCAGTACCAGCCCATCCCGGGCAATCGCCTCGGCACTGAGCACGGCGTGATTGATGCAGCCCAGCCGCACGCCAACCACCAGGATCACCGGCAAACCCAGTGCCTGCGCAACCGCCGAAAGACTTTCCCGCGCGCTGAGCGGCACGCGCCAGCCACCCGCACCTTCAACCAGGGTGAAATCGGCCTGCCGCGCTAACACCGTACGTATCACCTGAACCAAGCGTTCGGCACTCAGCTCGACACCGGCTTCACGAGCGGCGATATGCGGCGCGATCGCCGGCGCGAAGGCGAACGGGTTGACCGCCGCGTATTCCAGCGCCGGGCTGCATTCGGCCTGCAGCGCCAGCGCATCGCTGTTGCGCAAGCCGGCGTCGGTCAGCTCGCAGCCAGAGGCGATCGGCTTGATCGCCGCGGTGGACAACCCCTGTGAGCGCGCGGCATGCAAAAGGCCGGCGGCGATGGTGGTTTTGCCGACGTCGGTATCGGTGCCGGCGATGAAGAAGGCGCGACTCATCATGGTTCCTTACGCAGAATCCCGTAGACGACCTGATAGGTGGCGGGCAGCCCCTCGGCCTGGCGGTAGCGCTCGTAGGCGTCGACCAGCGCTCGGATGCGTGCGCGACCGGTCAGCCCGCCCGGTCGACCGGGGTTGAGGTTGTGCGCGCCGAGCGCCTTGAGTTCGTGGGTCAGCTGCCGCAGATCGGCAAAATGCAGCACCTCGGGGCGAACCTCGAGGCCGAGCAGTTGCAGACCGCTGTCCCGGCAGAGTCGCTGGTAGGTGTCCAGGGTGCGAAAACGGTTGACGTGGGTAAAACCGTCCACCGCCTGCCAGCTGTCACGCAGCTCCTGCAGGGTACCCACACACAGGCTGCTGAAGGCAAAGGTGCCGCCTCGGCGAAGCACCCGTCGCGCCTCGCCGAGCACGCTGGCGAAATCTTCGCACCACTGCAGGGCCAGGCTGGAAAAGATCAGGTCCAGGCCAGCATCGCGCAGCGGCAGGCGTTCGGCGTCGCCAGCCACGAAATACCGCGCGCCTCCCTGCGGCCGGGCATGGCGCAGCATTCCTTCGGCGATATCCAGTGCGACACCCTCGGCGTGCACGAAGCGGCTTCCCAGCACGCGAGAGAAATAGCCGGTGCCGCTACCCAGATCGAGCCAGCTGGCGACCTGCAGATCGGCGGGCAGCCGCGCCAGCAGCTGGTTGCCGACCTGCCGCTGCAGGGCCGCGACGCTGTCGTAGCTGGCCGCCGCGCGGGAAAAGGACGCGGCGACCTGGCGCTTGTCCGGCAACAGGGCAGTGCTGTCAGTCATCCTCGCCCTCACCCATGAAGGCCAGCATGGCCGTCGCCACGTCTTCCGCGCGTTCCAGCGGCAAACCATGGCTGGCATTGGCCAGCACATCGACCTCCACATCCGGCAGGCAGGCCAGCAACGCCTCGGCCGCGGCCGCCGGTACCAGCGCATCGCTGCCGGCGAACAGGTGCAGCTGCGGCCCGACATAGCGCTGCAGTGCCGCGCGCCCGTCCAGTTCGGCGAGCAGGCGCAGACCCGCGGCCGACACCGCCTGCGGCTGATCCAGCAGGCTCACCTGCAATTGTCGGGCAAGGGTGCGTGGATCGTAGGCGCCGCGACTGCAGAGCAAACTGAAGCGCTTGAGCGTGTCGTCCGGGCCGAGGCGGAAGGCTTCCTCGAAGGCATCGAACACTTCCGCTTGCATGGCCGTCGGCCAGTCGTCGCGACTGCGAAAGCAGGGATTGCTGCAGATGGTGATCAGGCCGGGGCAGCTGTCGCCGCGACGCGCGGCCAGTTGCGTGGCCAGCATGCCGCCCAGAGACCAGCCGGCCAACCAGCTGTCAGGCGGCACTCGCGCATCCAGTTCGTCAAGCCAGGCGCCGGATTGCGGTTGCGTTGGCAGCAACGCGATCTCGACCTGCAACCGCGGTTCACGCTCGCGCAGCAGTTCGGCCAGGGGTTCCAGCGCCGCCGGGCCAAAGGCCCAGCCGGGCAGCAGAATCAGTCGATCACGCATCGTCGCACTCCTCGGGCAACAGGGCCCAGCACTCGGCCAGCGCCTCCAGCAGGCGCTCGAGCTGCGCATCGCTGTGACTCGCGGTGAGGGTAATCCGCAGCCGCGCGCTACCGGCCGGAACGGTCGGCGGACGTATGGCGCCGACCAGGATGCCGCGCTCGCGCAGCAAGGCCGACAACCTCAGCGCCCGCGCGCTGCTGCCCACCAGCACCGGCTGGATCGGCGTCGGGCTGGCCATCAGCGTCAGGCCGATCTGCGCCGCGCCGGCCCGAAAGCGCGCGACCAGTCGGTTCAGCTGGTCTCTGCGCCAGCCCTCGCTGCGCAGCAGCTCCAGGCTTTTCAGTGTGGCACAGGCCACCGCCGGCGGCTGGCTGGTGGTGTAGATGTAGGGACGGGCGAACTGGATCAGCGTTTCGATCAGTTCCTCGCTGCCGGCGACGAAGGCACCCGCGGTACCGAAGGCCTTGCCGAGGGTGCCGACCAACACCGGCACCTCGTCGATCCCGAGACCGAAATGCTCGGCGATGCCGCCGCCGGTGGCGCCCAGCGGGCCGAAGCCGTGGGCATCGTCGACCATCACCCAGGCGCCATGTCGCTTCGCCTCGGCGCAGAGCGCCGGCAGGTCGGCGAGGTCGCCGTCCATGCTGAACACGCCATCGGTGACCACCAGGGTGTTGCCGCTGGCCTTCTGCAGTCGCTTGGCGAGGCTGCTCGCGTCGTTATGCAAATAGCGAGAGAAGCGCGCACCACTGAGCAGACCGGCATCGAGCAGGGAGGCGTGATTGAGGCGATCTTCCAGCACCGTGTCGCCCTGCCCGACCAACGCGGTCACCGCCGCCAGATTGGCCATGTAGCCGGTGGAGAACAACAGCGCACGCGGCCGGCCGGCGAACTCGGCAAGCGCCTCCTCCAACTGGTGATGCGGCGTGCTGTGACCGATCACCAGATGCGAGGCACCGCCGCCCACGCCCCAGGTCGCGGCGCCCTGCTGCAGCGCCGCGATCACCTCGGGATGGTTGGCCAGGCCCAGGTAGTCGTTGGAGCTGAACGCCAGCAGGCGTTCACCGTCGACCGTCACCTCAGGCCCTTGCGGACTCTGCAGCAGCGGACGCCGGCGATAGAGGTGCTCGGCACGACGGGCGGCGAGGCGGGAAGCGAGATCGAATGTCATGGCAGGAACCGGAGACCGTGAACAACCGCAAGCGGGCCGTCACTGCGAAGAAACCAGAGCAGGCACCGGGAGGACGAACGCGACGCTCATCCCCCCGGCGAGAAGATCAGACCGCGGCGTTGTAGAACAGCTTGCTGTCGCGCTGCTCGATCAGCGCCTGCTCGATGGCTGCCTGGTGCACCTCGTCGGCGTGCTCCTGACGTTCTTCCGGCTTGATGCCCAGACGCGCGAACAGCTGCATGTCCCTGTCCGCCTGCGGGTTGGCGGTGGTCAGCAGCTTCTCGCCGTAGAAGATCGAATTGGCACCCGCGAAGAAGGCCAGGGCCTGCATCTGCTCGTTCATCTGTTCACGCCCGGCCGACAGACGCACATGGGATTTCGGCATCATGATCCGCGCCACGGCGAGCATGCGGATGAAGTCGAACGGATCGACGTCCTGTTCCTCGGCCAGCGGCGTGCCCTTGACCTTGACCAGCATGTTGATCGGCACCGACTCCGGGTGCTCCGGCAGGTTCGCCAGCTGGATCAGCAGGCCGGCGCGATCGTCCAGCGACTCACCCATGCCGAGGATGCCGCCCGAGCAGATCTTCATCCCCGCCTCGCGCACGTAGCTCAGCGTCTCCAGACGCTCGGCGTAGGTGCGGGTGGTGATGATGTTGCCGTAGAACTCCGGCGAGGTATCCAGGTTGTGGTTGTAGTAGTCCAGGCCCGCAGCGGCCAGGGCGCGGGTCTGCTCCTGATCCAGCTTGCCGAGGGTCATGCAGGTTTCCAGGCCCATGGCCTTGACGCCCTCGACCATCTTCAGCACGTAGGGCATGTCCTTGGCTGACGGATGCTTCCAGGCCGCGCCCATGCAGAAGCGGGTGGAGCCGATGGCCTTGGCCTCGGCTGCGGCCTCCAGCACCTTCTGCACTTCCATCAGTTTCTCTTTATCGAGACCGGTGTTGTAGTGACCGGACTGCGGGCAGTACTTGCAGTCTTCCGGGCAGGCACCGGTCTTGATCGAGAGCAGCGTGGAAACCTGAACACGATTGGGGTCGAAGTGCTGGCGATGCACGGTCTGCGCCTGGAACAGCAGGTCGTTGAAGGGTTGCTCGAAGAGCGCCTTGACCTCGGCGAGAGACCAGTCGTGGCGGGTAACGGAAGCGGAGGTGGCGCTCATGGGCATTCCTTGTAATTAATAGCGGCGCGGCGGCCTGACACGGATGCGGAATGGTTAGCCAAGCCCGATACGCTGTCAACCAGGAACGGAATCATGGTTTACAACTGGTCAATTGTTGAACACCACTGCCTGCTCTGCGACGAGCGCTGCGAGGGTCAGCCGCTGTGCAGCCCCTGCGAGGCGGATCTGCCGTGGCTCGACGGTCGGTGCACGGTCTGCGCGGTCCCGCTGCCCAGCCGCGGCCTGGTCTGTGGCGAATGCCTGAAGCGACCGCCCAGCTACGATCACGTCGAAGTGCCCTGGCGCTTCGCCTTCCCGGTGGATGCGCTGATCACCCGCTTCAAGCACCAGGCACGCTGGCCCTATGGCCGGCTGCTCGGCGAACGCCTGGCACATCATCTGGAGCATGCCTTCGCCGAGGGGCTGCCGCGGCCGGACCTGCTGCTGCCGGTGCCTTTGGCCCGTCGTCGCTTGCGCCAGCGCGGTTTCAACCAGGCGCAGATGCTCGCCGACTGGCTGAGCCGCCCACTGGGCATCGCCACCGACGCCCGCGTGCTCGAACGTGTGCTCGACACCCCGGCTCAGCAGCAGCTGGACGCCGCCACCCGCCGCCGCAACCTGCGTCAGGCCTTCGCCATCGCAACCGGTGCCGACGTCAAGGGCCGGCATCTGGCGCTGGTCGACGATGTGCTGACCACCGGCGCGACAGCCGAAGCCCTTGCGCGCCTGCTCAAGCGCGCCGGCGCCGAACGGGTCGATGTCTATTGCCTGGCGCGCACCCCGAAACCAGGCGAATGAAGCCGCCGACCGATGGAGGGCGTACACTGGACGACCTAGTCAGCGGAGCCGGTCATGTCCCATCCCTTCGACACACTCACGCCGGACCTGGTCCTCGACGCCGTGGAAAGCATCGGCTACCTCAGCGATGCCCGCGTGCTGGCGCTCAACAGCTACGAGAACCGCGTCTATCAGGTGGGCATCGAAGACGAAACGCCGCTGATCGCCAAGTTCTATCGTCCGGGTCGCTGGAGCGACGCGGCGATCCTCGAGGAGCACCAGTTCAGTCTGGAACTGGCCGAGCACGAGGTGCCGGTGGTGGCACCGCTCGAGCG harbors:
- a CDS encoding alpha/beta fold hydrolase, which encodes MRDRLILLPGWAFGPAALEPLAELLREREPRLQVEIALLPTQPQSGAWLDELDARVPPDSWLAGWSLGGMLATQLAARRGDSCPGLITICSNPCFRSRDDWPTAMQAEVFDAFEEAFRLGPDDTLKRFSLLCSRGAYDPRTLARQLQVSLLDQPQAVSAAGLRLLAELDGRAALQRYVGPQLHLFAGSDALVPAAAAEALLACLPDVEVDVLANASHGLPLERAEDVATAMLAFMGEGEDD
- the bioB gene encoding biotin synthase BioB; amino-acid sequence: MSATSASVTRHDWSLAEVKALFEQPFNDLLFQAQTVHRQHFDPNRVQVSTLLSIKTGACPEDCKYCPQSGHYNTGLDKEKLMEVQKVLEAAAEAKAIGSTRFCMGAAWKHPSAKDMPYVLKMVEGVKAMGLETCMTLGKLDQEQTRALAAAGLDYYNHNLDTSPEFYGNIITTRTYAERLETLSYVREAGMKICSGGILGMGESLDDRAGLLIQLANLPEHPESVPINMLVKVKGTPLAEEQDVDPFDFIRMLAVARIMMPKSHVRLSAGREQMNEQMQALAFFAGANSIFYGEKLLTTANPQADRDMQLFARLGIKPEERQEHADEVHQAAIEQALIEQRDSKLFYNAAV
- a CDS encoding ComF family protein; the encoded protein is MVYNWSIVEHHCLLCDERCEGQPLCSPCEADLPWLDGRCTVCAVPLPSRGLVCGECLKRPPSYDHVEVPWRFAFPVDALITRFKHQARWPYGRLLGERLAHHLEHAFAEGLPRPDLLLPVPLARRRLRQRGFNQAQMLADWLSRPLGIATDARVLERVLDTPAQQQLDAATRRRNLRQAFAIATGADVKGRHLALVDDVLTTGATAEALARLLKRAGAERVDVYCLARTPKPGE
- the bioC gene encoding malonyl-ACP O-methyltransferase BioC, giving the protein MTDSTALLPDKRQVAASFSRAAASYDSVAALQRQVGNQLLARLPADLQVASWLDLGSGTGYFSRVLGSRFVHAEGVALDIAEGMLRHARPQGGARYFVAGDAERLPLRDAGLDLIFSSLALQWCEDFASVLGEARRVLRRGGTFAFSSLCVGTLQELRDSWQAVDGFTHVNRFRTLDTYQRLCRDSGLQLLGLEVRPEVLHFADLRQLTHELKALGAHNLNPGRPGGLTGRARIRALVDAYERYRQAEGLPATYQVVYGILRKEP
- the bioF gene encoding 8-amino-7-oxononanoate synthase — its product is MTFDLASRLAARRAEHLYRRRPLLQSPQGPEVTVDGERLLAFSSNDYLGLANHPEVIAALQQGAATWGVGGGASHLVIGHSTPHHQLEEALAEFAGRPRALLFSTGYMANLAAVTALVGQGDTVLEDRLNHASLLDAGLLSGARFSRYLHNDASSLAKRLQKASGNTLVVTDGVFSMDGDLADLPALCAEAKRHGAWVMVDDAHGFGPLGATGGGIAEHFGLGIDEVPVLVGTLGKAFGTAGAFVAGSEELIETLIQFARPYIYTTSQPPAVACATLKSLELLRSEGWRRDQLNRLVARFRAGAAQIGLTLMASPTPIQPVLVGSSARALRLSALLRERGILVGAIRPPTVPAGSARLRITLTASHSDAQLERLLEALAECWALLPEECDDA